A window of Hippoglossus stenolepis isolate QCI-W04-F060 chromosome 18, HSTE1.2, whole genome shotgun sequence contains these coding sequences:
- the nedd4l gene encoding E3 ubiquitin-protein ligase NEDD4-like isoform X9 yields MAATYEPIYGLSEDENETRVLRVKVIAGIDLAKKDIIGASDPYVKLSLYVADENKELALVQTKTIKKTLNPKWNEEFYFRVCPQNHRLLFEVFDENRLASTKNGLFHLVQTRDDFLGQVDVPLSHLPTEDPAMERPYTFKDFLLRPRSHKSRVKGYLRLKMAYLPKQGGPEEEAGEVREEAEGWDESADSGSQRPQQLLPPMPPGWEEKVDNLGRTYYVNHNNRSTQWKRPSNIELISETESDDQQRQINQEAHRVFRSRRHISEDLENEHLEPRDMDNSWELITEEDPSDSSPPSLPGPSSILTPQPPPTAASQEFSEDLNLRLSLTPDTNGEVPGPSSALGQLSNRLRSSSMTDGVSDQAQPPPLTQSSQTRRTRAQTVSGGEESMSPSSTAYTLTTPGLPPGWEERKDAKGRTYYVNHNSRNTTWTRPIVQLTEDGASTSAAASSSSSAAAASSSAASASGGASALPPPATPSSSNASNNHLHEPLVRRPRSLSSPTVTLSTPLEGANNIQVRRAVKDSVSNPQSPQPSPYSSPKSQHKTQQSFLPPGWEMRIAPNGRPFFIDHNSRVTTWEDPRLKYPVHMRNKNSMEPGELGPLPPGWEERVHSDGRTFYIDHNTKNTQWEDPRLQSPAITGPAVPYSREFKQKYDYFRKKLKKPADIPNRFEMKLHRNNIFEESYRRIMSLKRPDVLKARLWIEFESEKGLDYGGVAREWFFLLSKEMFNPYYGLFEYSATDNYTLQINPNSGLCNEDHLSYFKFIGRVAGMAVFHGKLLDGFFIRPFYKMMLGKQISLKDMESVDSEYYNSLKWILENDPTELDLRFCIDEDNFGQTYQVDLKPSGSDMVVTNDNKKEYIDLVIQWRFVNRVQKQMNAFLEGFTELIIIDLIKIFDENELELLMCGLGDVDVNDWRQHTVYKNGYCPNHPVIQWFWKVVLLMDAEKRIRLLQFVTGTSRVPMNGFAELYGSNGPQLFTIEQWGTPEKLPRAHTCFNRLDLPTYESFEDLREKLLMAVENAQGFEGVD; encoded by the exons TGATCCATATGTCAAACTTTCCCTCTATGTTGCGGATGAAAACAAGGAGCTTGCCTTAGTCCAAACTAAAACCATTAAAAAG acCCTCAATCCCAAATGGAACGAGGAGTTCTACTTCAGA GTGTGTCCGCAGAATCACAGGCTGCTCTTTGAGGTGTTTGATGAAAACAGATTG GCATCAACCAAGAATGGGCTTTTCCATCTGGTACAG ACCAGAGATGATTTCCTTGGTCAGGTGGATGTTCCACTCAGTCATCTGCCG ACAGAGGACCCGGCGATGGAGCGTCCTTACACGTTTAAAGACTTCCTCCTGCGGCCCAGAAG TCACAAGTCCAGGGTGAAGGGTTACCTGCGACTGAAGATGGCCTATCTGCCCAAACAAGGAGGACCCGAGGAGGAGGCCGGAGAAGTTAGGGAGGAGGCTGAG GGATGGGATGAGTCTGCAGACTCAGGCTCCCAGCGACCGCAACAGCTGCTGCCCCCGATGCCCCCAGGCTGGGAAGAGAAGGTGGACAACCTGGGACGCACCTACTATGTCAACCACAACAACCGCAGCACACAGTGGAAACGGCCCTCAAACAT aGAATTGATTTCAGAGACTGAGAGTGACGATCAACAGCGGCAGATCAACCAGGAAGCTCACCGTGTTTTCCGATCGAGACGCCACATTAGTGAAGACCTGGAGAATGAGCACCTGGAACCCAGGGACATGGACAAT TCCTGGGAGCTCATCACAGAAGAAGATCCCAGCGACAGCTCGCCCCCGTCTCTACCCGGCCCCTCCTCCATCTTGACACCGCAGCCCCCACCAACAGCCGCCTCACAGGAGTTTTCGGAAGATTTGAATCTGAGGCTGTCGCTCACTCCCGATACCAACGGGGAAGTACCAGGGCCGAGCTCTGCTCTG GGCCAGCTGTCAAACAGACTCCGCTCCTCTAGTATGACGGATGGCGTCAGTGATCAagcccagcctcctcctctcacg CAGAGTTCCCAGACCAGAAGAACAAGAGCTCAAACAGTCTCAGGTGGTGAGGAGTCTATG TCTCCCTCGTCGACTGCTTACACCTTGACCACCCCTGGCCTGCCCCCtggatgggaggagaggaaggacgCCAAGGGAAGAACTTATTACGTGAACCATAACAGCCGCAACACAACCTGGACTAGGCCAATTGTGCAG CTGACTGAAGACGGAGCCAgcacctcagcagcagcatcatcatcatcatcggcagcagcagcatcatcctCAGCAGCATCAGCGTCAGGAGGAGCCTCAGCCCTGCCACCCCCtgccaccccctcctcctccaatgCCTCCAATAACCACCTCCATGAACCCCTAGTCCGACGACCTCGTAGCCTCAGCTCTCCTACCGTCACCCTTTCCACCCCCTTAGAG GGAGCCAACAATATCCAGGTACGGAGGGCTGTGAAGGACTCGGTCTCCAATCCCCAGTCACCTCAACCCTCCCCCTACAGTTCCCCCAAGTCCCAGCACAAGACGCAGCAGAGCTTCCTGCCCCCAGGCTGGGAGATGAGGATAGCCCCCAACGGACGGCCCTTCTTCATCGACCACAACAGCAGAGTAACCACCTGG GAGGATCCCAGATTGAAATACCCAGTACATATGAGGAATAAGAACTCAATGGAGCCTGGTGAACTTGGTCCTCTTCCC ccTGGATGGGAAGAGAGAGTTCACTCAGACGGACGCACTTTCTACATTGACCACA ATACCAAGAACACGCAGTGGGAGGACCCTCGACTGCAGAGTCCGGCTATCACAGGACCT GCTGTTCCCTACTCCAGAGAGTTCAAGCAGAAATACGACTACTTCAGGAAGAAACTGAAGAAACCT GCTGACATCCCCAACCGATTCGAGATGAAACTGCACAGGAACAACATCTTCGAAGAGTCGTACCGTCGCATCATGTCCCTGAAGAGGCCGGATGTTCTGAAGGCACGGCTGTGGATCGAGTTCGAGTCGGAGAAAGGGTTGGACTACGGCGGCGTGGCCAGAGAGTGGTTCTTCCTCTTATCTAAGGAGATGTTCAATCCTTACTACGGCCTGTTTGAATACTCTGCCAC gGACAACTACACTCTTCAAATTAATCCCAACTCGGGCTTGTGCAACGAGGATCATCTCTCCTACTTCAAGTTTATCGGACGTGTGGCAGGAATGGCTGTGTTTCATGGAAAACTACTAGATG GTTTTTTCATCCGACCATTTTACAAGATGATGCTGGGAAAACAGATCTCTCTTAAAGACATGGAGTCTGTG GACAGTGAATACTACAACTCTCTAAAGTGGATTCTGGAGAATGATCCCACTGAGCTGGACCTGAGGTTTTGTATTGATGAAGACAACTTTGGACAG ACATACCAGGTCGACCTGAAGCCCAGCGGCTCAGACATGGTCGTCACCAATGACAACAAAAAGGAATACATAGA CCTGGTCATCCAGTGGAGGTTTGTCAATCGGGTCCAGAAGCAGATGAACGCTTTCCTTGAG GGATTCACTGAGCTCATCATAATAGATCTGATCAAGATCTTTGATGAAAACGAACTAGAG ctgctcatgtgtggtctggGTGATGTCGACGTCAACGACTGGAGACAACACACTGTTTACAAGAATGGATACTGTCCCAACCATCCTGTTATACAGTGGTTCTGGAAg GTCGTTCTGTTGATGGATGCTGAGAAGAGAATCCGGCTCCTCCAGTTCGTGACGGGAACATCTCGAGTACCAATGAACGGCTTTGCCGAGCTTTATG GTTCTAATGGTCCTCAGCTGTTCACCATTGAGCAGTGGGGAACACCAGAGAAGTTGCCAAGAGCTCACACATG TTTCAACCGCTTGGATCTGCCAACCT
- the nedd4l gene encoding E3 ubiquitin-protein ligase NEDD4-like isoform X12: MAATYEPIYGLSEDENETRVLRVKVIAGIDLAKKDIIGASDPYVKLSLYVADENKELALVQTKTIKKTLNPKWNEEFYFRVCPQNHRLLFEVFDENRLTRDDFLGQVDVPLSHLPTEDPAMERPYTFKDFLLRPRSHKSRVKGYLRLKMAYLPKQGGPEEEAGEVREEAEGWDESADSGSQRPQQLLPPMPPGWEEKVDNLGRTYYVNHNNRSTQWKRPSNIELISETESDDQQRQINQEAHRVFRSRRHISEDLENEHLEPRDMDNSWELITEEDPSDSSPPSLPGPSSILTPQPPPTAASQEFSEDLNLRLSLTPDTNGEVPGPSSALGQLSNRLRSSSMTDGVSDQAQPPPLTQSSQTRRTRAQTVSGGEESMSPSSTAYTLTTPGLPPGWEERKDAKGRTYYVNHNSRNTTWTRPIVQLTEDGASTSAAASSSSSAAAASSSAASASGGASALPPPATPSSSNASNNHLHEPLVRRPRSLSSPTVTLSTPLEGANNIQVRRAVKDSVSNPQSPQPSPYSSPKSQHKTQQSFLPPGWEMRIAPNGRPFFIDHNSRVTTWEDPRLKYPVHMRNKNSMEPGELGPLPPGWEERVHSDGRTFYIDHNTKNTQWEDPRLQSPAITGPAVPYSREFKQKYDYFRKKLKKPADIPNRFEMKLHRNNIFEESYRRIMSLKRPDVLKARLWIEFESEKGLDYGGVAREWFFLLSKEMFNPYYGLFEYSATDNYTLQINPNSGLCNEDHLSYFKFIGRVAGMAVFHGKLLDGFFIRPFYKMMLGKQISLKDMESVDSEYYNSLKWILENDPTELDLRFCIDEDNFGQTYQVDLKPSGSDMVVTNDNKKEYIDLVIQWRFVNRVQKQMNAFLEGFTELIIIDLIKIFDENELELLMCGLGDVDVNDWRQHTVYKNGYCPNHPVIQWFWKVVLLMDAEKRIRLLQFVTGTSRVPMNGFAELYGSNGPQLFTIEQWGTPEKLPRAHTCFNRLDLPTYESFEDLREKLLMAVENAQGFEGVD; encoded by the exons TGATCCATATGTCAAACTTTCCCTCTATGTTGCGGATGAAAACAAGGAGCTTGCCTTAGTCCAAACTAAAACCATTAAAAAG acCCTCAATCCCAAATGGAACGAGGAGTTCTACTTCAGA GTGTGTCCGCAGAATCACAGGCTGCTCTTTGAGGTGTTTGATGAAAACAGATTG ACCAGAGATGATTTCCTTGGTCAGGTGGATGTTCCACTCAGTCATCTGCCG ACAGAGGACCCGGCGATGGAGCGTCCTTACACGTTTAAAGACTTCCTCCTGCGGCCCAGAAG TCACAAGTCCAGGGTGAAGGGTTACCTGCGACTGAAGATGGCCTATCTGCCCAAACAAGGAGGACCCGAGGAGGAGGCCGGAGAAGTTAGGGAGGAGGCTGAG GGATGGGATGAGTCTGCAGACTCAGGCTCCCAGCGACCGCAACAGCTGCTGCCCCCGATGCCCCCAGGCTGGGAAGAGAAGGTGGACAACCTGGGACGCACCTACTATGTCAACCACAACAACCGCAGCACACAGTGGAAACGGCCCTCAAACAT aGAATTGATTTCAGAGACTGAGAGTGACGATCAACAGCGGCAGATCAACCAGGAAGCTCACCGTGTTTTCCGATCGAGACGCCACATTAGTGAAGACCTGGAGAATGAGCACCTGGAACCCAGGGACATGGACAAT TCCTGGGAGCTCATCACAGAAGAAGATCCCAGCGACAGCTCGCCCCCGTCTCTACCCGGCCCCTCCTCCATCTTGACACCGCAGCCCCCACCAACAGCCGCCTCACAGGAGTTTTCGGAAGATTTGAATCTGAGGCTGTCGCTCACTCCCGATACCAACGGGGAAGTACCAGGGCCGAGCTCTGCTCTG GGCCAGCTGTCAAACAGACTCCGCTCCTCTAGTATGACGGATGGCGTCAGTGATCAagcccagcctcctcctctcacg CAGAGTTCCCAGACCAGAAGAACAAGAGCTCAAACAGTCTCAGGTGGTGAGGAGTCTATG TCTCCCTCGTCGACTGCTTACACCTTGACCACCCCTGGCCTGCCCCCtggatgggaggagaggaaggacgCCAAGGGAAGAACTTATTACGTGAACCATAACAGCCGCAACACAACCTGGACTAGGCCAATTGTGCAG CTGACTGAAGACGGAGCCAgcacctcagcagcagcatcatcatcatcatcggcagcagcagcatcatcctCAGCAGCATCAGCGTCAGGAGGAGCCTCAGCCCTGCCACCCCCtgccaccccctcctcctccaatgCCTCCAATAACCACCTCCATGAACCCCTAGTCCGACGACCTCGTAGCCTCAGCTCTCCTACCGTCACCCTTTCCACCCCCTTAGAG GGAGCCAACAATATCCAGGTACGGAGGGCTGTGAAGGACTCGGTCTCCAATCCCCAGTCACCTCAACCCTCCCCCTACAGTTCCCCCAAGTCCCAGCACAAGACGCAGCAGAGCTTCCTGCCCCCAGGCTGGGAGATGAGGATAGCCCCCAACGGACGGCCCTTCTTCATCGACCACAACAGCAGAGTAACCACCTGG GAGGATCCCAGATTGAAATACCCAGTACATATGAGGAATAAGAACTCAATGGAGCCTGGTGAACTTGGTCCTCTTCCC ccTGGATGGGAAGAGAGAGTTCACTCAGACGGACGCACTTTCTACATTGACCACA ATACCAAGAACACGCAGTGGGAGGACCCTCGACTGCAGAGTCCGGCTATCACAGGACCT GCTGTTCCCTACTCCAGAGAGTTCAAGCAGAAATACGACTACTTCAGGAAGAAACTGAAGAAACCT GCTGACATCCCCAACCGATTCGAGATGAAACTGCACAGGAACAACATCTTCGAAGAGTCGTACCGTCGCATCATGTCCCTGAAGAGGCCGGATGTTCTGAAGGCACGGCTGTGGATCGAGTTCGAGTCGGAGAAAGGGTTGGACTACGGCGGCGTGGCCAGAGAGTGGTTCTTCCTCTTATCTAAGGAGATGTTCAATCCTTACTACGGCCTGTTTGAATACTCTGCCAC gGACAACTACACTCTTCAAATTAATCCCAACTCGGGCTTGTGCAACGAGGATCATCTCTCCTACTTCAAGTTTATCGGACGTGTGGCAGGAATGGCTGTGTTTCATGGAAAACTACTAGATG GTTTTTTCATCCGACCATTTTACAAGATGATGCTGGGAAAACAGATCTCTCTTAAAGACATGGAGTCTGTG GACAGTGAATACTACAACTCTCTAAAGTGGATTCTGGAGAATGATCCCACTGAGCTGGACCTGAGGTTTTGTATTGATGAAGACAACTTTGGACAG ACATACCAGGTCGACCTGAAGCCCAGCGGCTCAGACATGGTCGTCACCAATGACAACAAAAAGGAATACATAGA CCTGGTCATCCAGTGGAGGTTTGTCAATCGGGTCCAGAAGCAGATGAACGCTTTCCTTGAG GGATTCACTGAGCTCATCATAATAGATCTGATCAAGATCTTTGATGAAAACGAACTAGAG ctgctcatgtgtggtctggGTGATGTCGACGTCAACGACTGGAGACAACACACTGTTTACAAGAATGGATACTGTCCCAACCATCCTGTTATACAGTGGTTCTGGAAg GTCGTTCTGTTGATGGATGCTGAGAAGAGAATCCGGCTCCTCCAGTTCGTGACGGGAACATCTCGAGTACCAATGAACGGCTTTGCCGAGCTTTATG GTTCTAATGGTCCTCAGCTGTTCACCATTGAGCAGTGGGGAACACCAGAGAAGTTGCCAAGAGCTCACACATG TTTCAACCGCTTGGATCTGCCAACCT
- the nedd4l gene encoding E3 ubiquitin-protein ligase NEDD4-like isoform X11, whose product MAATYEPIYGLSEDENETRVLRVKVIAGIDLAKKDIIGASDPYVKLSLYVADENKELALVQTKTIKKTLNPKWNEEFYFRVCPQNHRLLFEVFDENRLTRDDFLGQVDVPLSHLPTEDPAMERPYTFKDFLLRPRSHKSRVKGYLRLKMAYLPKQGGPEEEAGEVREEAEGWDESADSGSQRPQQLLPPMPPGWEEKVDNLGRTYYVNHNNRSTQWKRPSNIELISETESDDQQRQINQEAHRVFRSRRHISEDLENEHLEPRDMDNSWELITEEDPSDSSPPSLPGPSSILTPQPPPTAASQEFSEDLNLRLSLTPDTNGEVPGPSSALGQLSNRLRSSSMTDGVSDQAQPPPLTSSQTRRTRAQTVSGGEESMSPSSTAYTLTTPGLPPGWEERKDAKGRTYYVNHNSRNTTWTRPIVQLTEDGASTSAAASSSSSAAAASSSAASASGGASALPPPATPSSSNASNNHLHEPLVRRPRSLSSPTVTLSTPLEGANNIQVRRAVKDSVSNPQSPQPSPYSSPKSQHKTQQSFLPPGWEMRIAPNGRPFFIDHNSRVTTWEDPRLKYPVHMRNKNSMEPGELGPLPPGWEERVHSDGRTFYIDHNTKNTQWEDPRLQSPAITGPAVPYSREFKQKYDYFRKKLKKPADIPNRFEMKLHRNNIFEESYRRIMSLKRPDVLKARLWIEFESEKGLDYGGVAREWFFLLSKEMFNPYYGLFEYSATDNYTLQINPNSGLCNEDHLSYFKFIGRVAGMAVFHGKLLDGFFIRPFYKMMLGKQISLKDMESVDSEYYNSLKWILENDPTELDLRFCIDEDNFGQTYQVDLKPSGSDMVVTNDNKKEYIDLVIQWRFVNRVQKQMNAFLEGFTELIIIDLIKIFDENELELLMCGLGDVDVNDWRQHTVYKNGYCPNHPVIQWFWKVVLLMDAEKRIRLLQFVTGTSRVPMNGFAELYGSNGPQLFTIEQWGTPEKLPRAHTCFNRLDLPTYESFEDLREKLLMAVENAQGFEGVD is encoded by the exons TGATCCATATGTCAAACTTTCCCTCTATGTTGCGGATGAAAACAAGGAGCTTGCCTTAGTCCAAACTAAAACCATTAAAAAG acCCTCAATCCCAAATGGAACGAGGAGTTCTACTTCAGA GTGTGTCCGCAGAATCACAGGCTGCTCTTTGAGGTGTTTGATGAAAACAGATTG ACCAGAGATGATTTCCTTGGTCAGGTGGATGTTCCACTCAGTCATCTGCCG ACAGAGGACCCGGCGATGGAGCGTCCTTACACGTTTAAAGACTTCCTCCTGCGGCCCAGAAG TCACAAGTCCAGGGTGAAGGGTTACCTGCGACTGAAGATGGCCTATCTGCCCAAACAAGGAGGACCCGAGGAGGAGGCCGGAGAAGTTAGGGAGGAGGCTGAG GGATGGGATGAGTCTGCAGACTCAGGCTCCCAGCGACCGCAACAGCTGCTGCCCCCGATGCCCCCAGGCTGGGAAGAGAAGGTGGACAACCTGGGACGCACCTACTATGTCAACCACAACAACCGCAGCACACAGTGGAAACGGCCCTCAAACAT aGAATTGATTTCAGAGACTGAGAGTGACGATCAACAGCGGCAGATCAACCAGGAAGCTCACCGTGTTTTCCGATCGAGACGCCACATTAGTGAAGACCTGGAGAATGAGCACCTGGAACCCAGGGACATGGACAAT TCCTGGGAGCTCATCACAGAAGAAGATCCCAGCGACAGCTCGCCCCCGTCTCTACCCGGCCCCTCCTCCATCTTGACACCGCAGCCCCCACCAACAGCCGCCTCACAGGAGTTTTCGGAAGATTTGAATCTGAGGCTGTCGCTCACTCCCGATACCAACGGGGAAGTACCAGGGCCGAGCTCTGCTCTG GGCCAGCTGTCAAACAGACTCCGCTCCTCTAGTATGACGGATGGCGTCAGTGATCAagcccagcctcctcctctcacg AGTTCCCAGACCAGAAGAACAAGAGCTCAAACAGTCTCAGGTGGTGAGGAGTCTATG TCTCCCTCGTCGACTGCTTACACCTTGACCACCCCTGGCCTGCCCCCtggatgggaggagaggaaggacgCCAAGGGAAGAACTTATTACGTGAACCATAACAGCCGCAACACAACCTGGACTAGGCCAATTGTGCAG CTGACTGAAGACGGAGCCAgcacctcagcagcagcatcatcatcatcatcggcagcagcagcatcatcctCAGCAGCATCAGCGTCAGGAGGAGCCTCAGCCCTGCCACCCCCtgccaccccctcctcctccaatgCCTCCAATAACCACCTCCATGAACCCCTAGTCCGACGACCTCGTAGCCTCAGCTCTCCTACCGTCACCCTTTCCACCCCCTTAGAG GGAGCCAACAATATCCAGGTACGGAGGGCTGTGAAGGACTCGGTCTCCAATCCCCAGTCACCTCAACCCTCCCCCTACAGTTCCCCCAAGTCCCAGCACAAGACGCAGCAGAGCTTCCTGCCCCCAGGCTGGGAGATGAGGATAGCCCCCAACGGACGGCCCTTCTTCATCGACCACAACAGCAGAGTAACCACCTGG GAGGATCCCAGATTGAAATACCCAGTACATATGAGGAATAAGAACTCAATGGAGCCTGGTGAACTTGGTCCTCTTCCC ccTGGATGGGAAGAGAGAGTTCACTCAGACGGACGCACTTTCTACATTGACCACA ATACCAAGAACACGCAGTGGGAGGACCCTCGACTGCAGAGTCCGGCTATCACAGGACCT GCTGTTCCCTACTCCAGAGAGTTCAAGCAGAAATACGACTACTTCAGGAAGAAACTGAAGAAACCT GCTGACATCCCCAACCGATTCGAGATGAAACTGCACAGGAACAACATCTTCGAAGAGTCGTACCGTCGCATCATGTCCCTGAAGAGGCCGGATGTTCTGAAGGCACGGCTGTGGATCGAGTTCGAGTCGGAGAAAGGGTTGGACTACGGCGGCGTGGCCAGAGAGTGGTTCTTCCTCTTATCTAAGGAGATGTTCAATCCTTACTACGGCCTGTTTGAATACTCTGCCAC gGACAACTACACTCTTCAAATTAATCCCAACTCGGGCTTGTGCAACGAGGATCATCTCTCCTACTTCAAGTTTATCGGACGTGTGGCAGGAATGGCTGTGTTTCATGGAAAACTACTAGATG GTTTTTTCATCCGACCATTTTACAAGATGATGCTGGGAAAACAGATCTCTCTTAAAGACATGGAGTCTGTG GACAGTGAATACTACAACTCTCTAAAGTGGATTCTGGAGAATGATCCCACTGAGCTGGACCTGAGGTTTTGTATTGATGAAGACAACTTTGGACAG ACATACCAGGTCGACCTGAAGCCCAGCGGCTCAGACATGGTCGTCACCAATGACAACAAAAAGGAATACATAGA CCTGGTCATCCAGTGGAGGTTTGTCAATCGGGTCCAGAAGCAGATGAACGCTTTCCTTGAG GGATTCACTGAGCTCATCATAATAGATCTGATCAAGATCTTTGATGAAAACGAACTAGAG ctgctcatgtgtggtctggGTGATGTCGACGTCAACGACTGGAGACAACACACTGTTTACAAGAATGGATACTGTCCCAACCATCCTGTTATACAGTGGTTCTGGAAg GTCGTTCTGTTGATGGATGCTGAGAAGAGAATCCGGCTCCTCCAGTTCGTGACGGGAACATCTCGAGTACCAATGAACGGCTTTGCCGAGCTTTATG GTTCTAATGGTCCTCAGCTGTTCACCATTGAGCAGTGGGGAACACCAGAGAAGTTGCCAAGAGCTCACACATG TTTCAACCGCTTGGATCTGCCAACCT